Proteins encoded in a region of the Neodiprion virginianus isolate iyNeoVirg1 chromosome 2, iyNeoVirg1.1, whole genome shotgun sequence genome:
- the LOC124298170 gene encoding solute carrier family 2, facilitated glucose transporter member 1-like isoform X3 has translation MENDATEIRLEKTATITAKHLEQRAKNEPNNEPYPGGWSPLLVLAGITCCLGSALPAGYNIGVINNPADLMKRFCNETIEKRFNVQLTEETLNIVWATVVSIFLVGGVTGSLSAGWLADKLGRRGALAIGNTCGIIGAIFFISAKAANSVEILMVGRLFVGLSGGLATSLVPMYMTETAPLKLRGAVGVLCQLGITCGVLLGQIVSLDSTLGTENSWPIMLVAFSPLCLTSLGLLFVLPESPKYLYVIRSQGGKAIKELSRLRNMDVSLLSNEVASLDQEAVTAEATEIWTIGRVVKDPSLRLPLLLVCTMQAGQQLSGVNAVFFYSNKIFQEAKLGETGAQYATLGTGVINVVMALIAVPVMSIFGRRTLFLLSCYLAVGCLTFLCFAIIFIEAAAVMPWLCMIAVLAYVLFYGLGLGPIPYFIGSELFDVGPRPAAMALGGVSNWGANFIVGMGFESVMTIIGPYSFLIFSGCTLLLALFNRVYLPETRGRDTMEISATMTKGFKSRPNYTPVAQWRP, from the exons ATGG AAAATGACGCGACGGAAATTCGCCTCGAAAAAACAGCCACGATAACAGCGAAACATCTTGAACAGAGAGCA aaaaatgaGCCCAACAATGAACCGTACCCTGGAGGATGGAGTCCCCTTTTGGTACTGGCCGGTATTACTTGCTGCTTGGGCTCAGCCCTACCAGCTGGTTATAATATTGGTGTCATAAATAACCCTGCTGAT ctAATGAAGAGATTTTGTAATGAAACAATCGAAAAACGTTTTAATGTCCAATTAACAGAAGAGACGTTAAATATAGTTTGGGCAACtgttgtttcaatttttctggtCGGAGGAGTAACAGGTTCCCTATCTGCAGGTTGGTTAGCTGATAAACTGGGCAGAAGAGGTGCTCTCGCAATTGGCAACACTTGCGGAATAATCggagcaatatttttcatatctgCTAAAGCTGCGAATTCAGTAGAAATCCTGATGGTGGGCCGATTATTTGTAG gaCTTTCCGGAGGTCTGGCAACAAGCCTTGTGCCGATGTACATGACAGAAACAGCACCTTTAAAATTGAGAGGAGCAGTGGGAGTGCTTTGCCAATTGGGCATTACCTGTGGCGTGTTGTTGGGTCAAATTGTAAGTCTCGATTCTACTTTGGGAACTGAAAACTCTTGGCCCATCATGCTAGTTGCATTTTCACCTCTTTGTTTAACTTCTTTGGGACTATTATTTGTGTTGCCAGAGAGTCCAAAATATTTATATGTCATCAGAAGTCAAGGAGGAAAAGCTATTAAGG AACTCAGCCGTCTGCGGAATATGGACGTATCTCTACTGAGTAACGAAGTAGCGAGTTTAGACCAAGAAGCAGTTACCGCCGAAGCAACGGAGATTTGGACAATTGGTCGCGTGGTGAAAGATCCTTCTCTTAGACTACCACTACTACTTGTTTGCACTATGCAAGCTGGGCAACAATTGAGTGGTGTCAATGCAGTATTCTTctattcgaataaaatatttcaagaagCCAAATTAGGAGAAACTGGTGCCCAATATGCGACTCTTGGAACCGGTGTAATCAACGTAGTCATGGCGTTGATAGCAGTGCCAGTAATGTCTATCTTTGGAAGAAGAACATTATTCCTCCTTAGCTGTTACTTGGCTGTTGGCTGTTTGACTTTCCTCTGTTttgcaattatatttata GAAGCTGCTGCCGTTATGCCTTGGCTTTGCATGATAGCTGTCTTGGCTTATGTCTTATTCTACGGTCTGGGTTTGGGACCTATACCATATTTCATAGGCTCAGAGCTATTCGACGTTGGACCACGACCTGCAGCCATGGCTCTAGGAGGTGTTTCTAACTGGGGTGCTAACTTCATTGTCGGAATGGGATTTGAATCTGTGATGACCATAATTGGACCGTACAGTTTTCTCATATTTTCTGGCTGCACTTTATTACTTGCACTTTTCAACAG GGTTTACTTACCAGAGACACGTGGTAGAGATACTATGGAAATATCAGCGACTATGACCAAAGGATTTAAATCAAGACCTAATTACACACCAGTTGCTCAATGGCGGCCCTAA
- the LOC124298170 gene encoding solute carrier family 2, facilitated glucose transporter member 1-like isoform X2: MENDATEIRLEKTATITAKHLEQRAKNEPNNEPYPGGWSPLLVLAGITCCLGSALPAGYNIGVINNPADLMKRFCNETIEKRFNVQLTEETLNIVWATVVSIFLVGGVTGSLSAGWLADKLGRRGALAIGNTCGIIGAIFFISAKAANSVEILMVGRLFVGLSGGLATSLVPMYMTETAPLKLRGAVGVLCQLGITCGVLLGQIVSLDSTLGTENSWPIMLVAFSPLCLTSLGLLFVLPESPKYLYVIRSQGGKAIKELSRLRNMDVSLLSNEVASLDQEAVTAEATEIWTIGRVVKDPSLRLPLLLVCTMQAGQQLSGVNAVFFYSNKIFQEAKLGETGAQYATLGTGVINVVMALIAVPVMSIFGRRTLFLLSCYLAVGCLTFLCFAIIFIEAAAVMPWLCMIAVLAYVLFYGLGLGPIPYFIGSELFDVGPRPAAMALGGVSNWGANFIVGMGFESVMTIIGPYSFLIFSGCTLLLALFNRVYLPETRGRDTMEISATMTKGFKSRPNYTPVAQWRP; the protein is encoded by the exons atgg AAAATGACGCGACGGAAATTCGCCTCGAAAAAACAGCCACGATAACAGCGAAACATCTTGAACAGAGAGCA aaaaatgaGCCCAACAATGAACCGTACCCTGGAGGATGGAGTCCCCTTTTGGTACTGGCCGGTATTACTTGCTGCTTGGGCTCAGCCCTACCAGCTGGTTATAATATTGGTGTCATAAATAACCCTGCTGAT ctAATGAAGAGATTTTGTAATGAAACAATCGAAAAACGTTTTAATGTCCAATTAACAGAAGAGACGTTAAATATAGTTTGGGCAACtgttgtttcaatttttctggtCGGAGGAGTAACAGGTTCCCTATCTGCAGGTTGGTTAGCTGATAAACTGGGCAGAAGAGGTGCTCTCGCAATTGGCAACACTTGCGGAATAATCggagcaatatttttcatatctgCTAAAGCTGCGAATTCAGTAGAAATCCTGATGGTGGGCCGATTATTTGTAG gaCTTTCCGGAGGTCTGGCAACAAGCCTTGTGCCGATGTACATGACAGAAACAGCACCTTTAAAATTGAGAGGAGCAGTGGGAGTGCTTTGCCAATTGGGCATTACCTGTGGCGTGTTGTTGGGTCAAATTGTAAGTCTCGATTCTACTTTGGGAACTGAAAACTCTTGGCCCATCATGCTAGTTGCATTTTCACCTCTTTGTTTAACTTCTTTGGGACTATTATTTGTGTTGCCAGAGAGTCCAAAATATTTATATGTCATCAGAAGTCAAGGAGGAAAAGCTATTAAGG AACTCAGCCGTCTGCGGAATATGGACGTATCTCTACTGAGTAACGAAGTAGCGAGTTTAGACCAAGAAGCAGTTACCGCCGAAGCAACGGAGATTTGGACAATTGGTCGCGTGGTGAAAGATCCTTCTCTTAGACTACCACTACTACTTGTTTGCACTATGCAAGCTGGGCAACAATTGAGTGGTGTCAATGCAGTATTCTTctattcgaataaaatatttcaagaagCCAAATTAGGAGAAACTGGTGCCCAATATGCGACTCTTGGAACCGGTGTAATCAACGTAGTCATGGCGTTGATAGCAGTGCCAGTAATGTCTATCTTTGGAAGAAGAACATTATTCCTCCTTAGCTGTTACTTGGCTGTTGGCTGTTTGACTTTCCTCTGTTttgcaattatatttata GAAGCTGCTGCCGTTATGCCTTGGCTTTGCATGATAGCTGTCTTGGCTTATGTCTTATTCTACGGTCTGGGTTTGGGACCTATACCATATTTCATAGGCTCAGAGCTATTCGACGTTGGACCACGACCTGCAGCCATGGCTCTAGGAGGTGTTTCTAACTGGGGTGCTAACTTCATTGTCGGAATGGGATTTGAATCTGTGATGACCATAATTGGACCGTACAGTTTTCTCATATTTTCTGGCTGCACTTTATTACTTGCACTTTTCAACAG GGTTTACTTACCAGAGACACGTGGTAGAGATACTATGGAAATATCAGCGACTATGACCAAAGGATTTAAATCAAGACCTAATTACACACCAGTTGCTCAATGGCGGCCCTAA
- the LOC124298170 gene encoding solute carrier family 2, facilitated glucose transporter member 1-like isoform X1: protein MGKKMFKNDATEIRLEKTATITAKHLEQRAKNEPNNEPYPGGWSPLLVLAGITCCLGSALPAGYNIGVINNPADLMKRFCNETIEKRFNVQLTEETLNIVWATVVSIFLVGGVTGSLSAGWLADKLGRRGALAIGNTCGIIGAIFFISAKAANSVEILMVGRLFVGLSGGLATSLVPMYMTETAPLKLRGAVGVLCQLGITCGVLLGQIVSLDSTLGTENSWPIMLVAFSPLCLTSLGLLFVLPESPKYLYVIRSQGGKAIKELSRLRNMDVSLLSNEVASLDQEAVTAEATEIWTIGRVVKDPSLRLPLLLVCTMQAGQQLSGVNAVFFYSNKIFQEAKLGETGAQYATLGTGVINVVMALIAVPVMSIFGRRTLFLLSCYLAVGCLTFLCFAIIFIEAAAVMPWLCMIAVLAYVLFYGLGLGPIPYFIGSELFDVGPRPAAMALGGVSNWGANFIVGMGFESVMTIIGPYSFLIFSGCTLLLALFNRVYLPETRGRDTMEISATMTKGFKSRPNYTPVAQWRP, encoded by the exons atgggtaaaaaaatgttca AAAATGACGCGACGGAAATTCGCCTCGAAAAAACAGCCACGATAACAGCGAAACATCTTGAACAGAGAGCA aaaaatgaGCCCAACAATGAACCGTACCCTGGAGGATGGAGTCCCCTTTTGGTACTGGCCGGTATTACTTGCTGCTTGGGCTCAGCCCTACCAGCTGGTTATAATATTGGTGTCATAAATAACCCTGCTGAT ctAATGAAGAGATTTTGTAATGAAACAATCGAAAAACGTTTTAATGTCCAATTAACAGAAGAGACGTTAAATATAGTTTGGGCAACtgttgtttcaatttttctggtCGGAGGAGTAACAGGTTCCCTATCTGCAGGTTGGTTAGCTGATAAACTGGGCAGAAGAGGTGCTCTCGCAATTGGCAACACTTGCGGAATAATCggagcaatatttttcatatctgCTAAAGCTGCGAATTCAGTAGAAATCCTGATGGTGGGCCGATTATTTGTAG gaCTTTCCGGAGGTCTGGCAACAAGCCTTGTGCCGATGTACATGACAGAAACAGCACCTTTAAAATTGAGAGGAGCAGTGGGAGTGCTTTGCCAATTGGGCATTACCTGTGGCGTGTTGTTGGGTCAAATTGTAAGTCTCGATTCTACTTTGGGAACTGAAAACTCTTGGCCCATCATGCTAGTTGCATTTTCACCTCTTTGTTTAACTTCTTTGGGACTATTATTTGTGTTGCCAGAGAGTCCAAAATATTTATATGTCATCAGAAGTCAAGGAGGAAAAGCTATTAAGG AACTCAGCCGTCTGCGGAATATGGACGTATCTCTACTGAGTAACGAAGTAGCGAGTTTAGACCAAGAAGCAGTTACCGCCGAAGCAACGGAGATTTGGACAATTGGTCGCGTGGTGAAAGATCCTTCTCTTAGACTACCACTACTACTTGTTTGCACTATGCAAGCTGGGCAACAATTGAGTGGTGTCAATGCAGTATTCTTctattcgaataaaatatttcaagaagCCAAATTAGGAGAAACTGGTGCCCAATATGCGACTCTTGGAACCGGTGTAATCAACGTAGTCATGGCGTTGATAGCAGTGCCAGTAATGTCTATCTTTGGAAGAAGAACATTATTCCTCCTTAGCTGTTACTTGGCTGTTGGCTGTTTGACTTTCCTCTGTTttgcaattatatttata GAAGCTGCTGCCGTTATGCCTTGGCTTTGCATGATAGCTGTCTTGGCTTATGTCTTATTCTACGGTCTGGGTTTGGGACCTATACCATATTTCATAGGCTCAGAGCTATTCGACGTTGGACCACGACCTGCAGCCATGGCTCTAGGAGGTGTTTCTAACTGGGGTGCTAACTTCATTGTCGGAATGGGATTTGAATCTGTGATGACCATAATTGGACCGTACAGTTTTCTCATATTTTCTGGCTGCACTTTATTACTTGCACTTTTCAACAG GGTTTACTTACCAGAGACACGTGGTAGAGATACTATGGAAATATCAGCGACTATGACCAAAGGATTTAAATCAAGACCTAATTACACACCAGTTGCTCAATGGCGGCCCTAA
- the LOC124298170 gene encoding solute carrier family 2, facilitated glucose transporter member 4-like isoform X4, whose product MKRFCNETIEKRFNVQLTEETLNIVWATVVSIFLVGGVTGSLSAGWLADKLGRRGALAIGNTCGIIGAIFFISAKAANSVEILMVGRLFVGLSGGLATSLVPMYMTETAPLKLRGAVGVLCQLGITCGVLLGQIVSLDSTLGTENSWPIMLVAFSPLCLTSLGLLFVLPESPKYLYVIRSQGGKAIKELSRLRNMDVSLLSNEVASLDQEAVTAEATEIWTIGRVVKDPSLRLPLLLVCTMQAGQQLSGVNAVFFYSNKIFQEAKLGETGAQYATLGTGVINVVMALIAVPVMSIFGRRTLFLLSCYLAVGCLTFLCFAIIFIEAAAVMPWLCMIAVLAYVLFYGLGLGPIPYFIGSELFDVGPRPAAMALGGVSNWGANFIVGMGFESVMTIIGPYSFLIFSGCTLLLALFNRVYLPETRGRDTMEISATMTKGFKSRPNYTPVAQWRP is encoded by the exons ATGAAGAGATTTTGTAATGAAACAATCGAAAAACGTTTTAATGTCCAATTAACAGAAGAGACGTTAAATATAGTTTGGGCAACtgttgtttcaatttttctggtCGGAGGAGTAACAGGTTCCCTATCTGCAGGTTGGTTAGCTGATAAACTGGGCAGAAGAGGTGCTCTCGCAATTGGCAACACTTGCGGAATAATCggagcaatatttttcatatctgCTAAAGCTGCGAATTCAGTAGAAATCCTGATGGTGGGCCGATTATTTGTAG gaCTTTCCGGAGGTCTGGCAACAAGCCTTGTGCCGATGTACATGACAGAAACAGCACCTTTAAAATTGAGAGGAGCAGTGGGAGTGCTTTGCCAATTGGGCATTACCTGTGGCGTGTTGTTGGGTCAAATTGTAAGTCTCGATTCTACTTTGGGAACTGAAAACTCTTGGCCCATCATGCTAGTTGCATTTTCACCTCTTTGTTTAACTTCTTTGGGACTATTATTTGTGTTGCCAGAGAGTCCAAAATATTTATATGTCATCAGAAGTCAAGGAGGAAAAGCTATTAAGG AACTCAGCCGTCTGCGGAATATGGACGTATCTCTACTGAGTAACGAAGTAGCGAGTTTAGACCAAGAAGCAGTTACCGCCGAAGCAACGGAGATTTGGACAATTGGTCGCGTGGTGAAAGATCCTTCTCTTAGACTACCACTACTACTTGTTTGCACTATGCAAGCTGGGCAACAATTGAGTGGTGTCAATGCAGTATTCTTctattcgaataaaatatttcaagaagCCAAATTAGGAGAAACTGGTGCCCAATATGCGACTCTTGGAACCGGTGTAATCAACGTAGTCATGGCGTTGATAGCAGTGCCAGTAATGTCTATCTTTGGAAGAAGAACATTATTCCTCCTTAGCTGTTACTTGGCTGTTGGCTGTTTGACTTTCCTCTGTTttgcaattatatttata GAAGCTGCTGCCGTTATGCCTTGGCTTTGCATGATAGCTGTCTTGGCTTATGTCTTATTCTACGGTCTGGGTTTGGGACCTATACCATATTTCATAGGCTCAGAGCTATTCGACGTTGGACCACGACCTGCAGCCATGGCTCTAGGAGGTGTTTCTAACTGGGGTGCTAACTTCATTGTCGGAATGGGATTTGAATCTGTGATGACCATAATTGGACCGTACAGTTTTCTCATATTTTCTGGCTGCACTTTATTACTTGCACTTTTCAACAG GGTTTACTTACCAGAGACACGTGGTAGAGATACTATGGAAATATCAGCGACTATGACCAAAGGATTTAAATCAAGACCTAATTACACACCAGTTGCTCAATGGCGGCCCTAA
- the LOC124298171 gene encoding solute carrier family 25 member 35-like: protein MTTTSPQSSSKKLPGVEFALGGMAAMCAGCFTNPIDVIKIRLQLQGELATRGTYKKLYKNTIHAAYIVAKHEGIFALQAGFIPAIGFQLVLNGVRLGTYNIAKKHKWTLNKYGKTSIVKTAVISGTAGAVASIIGSPLYMVKTQLQAQAASSIAVGHQHGHVSTWAAFRNLWREGGFKSFYRGWNAGVPRLFVGSATQLTSFSLASDWLKSINLFPDHPVLLTFLASFVGGTCPALTMQPFDVVATRLYNQGVDAKGKGLLYNGVFDALIKIAKKEGIYGLYKGTFPTWLRIAPHTVLCLVFYDELDKFYTKLTSESQ, encoded by the exons atgacaaCCACCTCGCCGCAGTCGTCATCGAAAAAATT GCCAGGAGTAGAATTTGCACTTGGTGGTATGGCGGCAATGTGTGCCGGGTGCTTTACAAACCCAAttgatgtaataaaaatacgcCTCCAGCTTCAAGGAGAGTTGGCGACACGCGGGACCTATAAAAAACTTTACAAAAACACAATTCATGCTGCTTACATTGTTGCTAAGCATGAAGGAATTTTTGCTCTACAAGCCGGCTTTATACCGGCTATTGGATTCCAACTGGTTCTAAATGGAGTTCGGCTAGGAACTTACAATATTGCAAAAAAGCACAAATGGACTTTGAACAAGTATGGAAAAACCAGTATTGTAAAGACCGCAGTAATATCTGGTACTGCAGGTGCTGTGGCATCTATTATTGGTAGTCCTTTGTACATG GTCAAAACACAATTACAAGCTCAAGCTGCTTCTTCTATAGCAGTCGGCCACCAGCACGGTCACGTTAGCACGTGGGCTGCGTTCCGAAATTTGTGGAGAGAAGGGGGATTCAAAAGTTTTTATCGTGGGTGGAACGCTGGTGTTCCCAGACTTTTTGTAGGATCTGCAACACAGCTAACATCGTTTAGTTTGGCATCGGACTGGTTGAAATCTATAAAT TTATTTCCTGATCATCCAGTTTTGTTAACATTTTTGGCTAGTTTTGTGGGCGGTACTTGTCCAGCCTTAACTATGCAACCATTCGATGTCGTTGCAACAAGACTATATAATCAAG GAGTCGATGCAAAGGGTAAAGGGCTTTTGTACAATGGCGTATTCGATGCCTTGATTAAGATAGCCAAGAAAGAAGGAATTTACGGACTGTACAAAGGTACATTCCCAACGTGGTTGAGAATAGCTCCTCATACCGTTTTATGTTTGGTATTTTATGATGAGCTAGATAAATTCTACACAAAGTTAACAAGCGAATCTCAATAA
- the LOC124298172 gene encoding COA8 family protein CG14806, mitochondrial isoform X1, with translation MVIQRQRRACHVDHTSNMMRVKSMSSMFQCQLKRLPLYRRRELHNLKIQPSGSRLDAIGPPDPVSNLRPIIFAKPDKETELERCYRRARESAQAWNQEFWTKHNASFILERKQFQENRKQAGIPTLTADEMSVFYKKFLDKNWQTHLNYNISWYKKNITILILEIRVKLSRLGR, from the exons ATGGTCATTCAGCGTCAGAGACGCGCGTGTCACGTGGACCACACAtcaaatat GATGCGTGTAAAATCGATGAGCTCGATGTTTCAATGCCAATTAAAACGTCTACCGCTTTATCGGAGG AGAGAGTTACATAACCTAAAAATACAACCGTCTGGCAGCCGGTTAGATGCTATTGGACCTCCAGATCCGGTTTCAAATTTGAGACCTATTATTTTTGCGAAACCAGACAAGGAGACTGAACTCGAAAGATGTTACAGAAGGGCGAGAGAATCAGCACAGGCTTGGAATCAGGAGTTCTGGACAAAGCATAACGCCAGTTTTATATTG GAGCGAAAACAGTTTCAAGAGAATCGCAAGCAGGCTGGAATCCCAACATTGACTGCAGATGAAATGTCCGTGTTTTACAAGAAATTTTTGGACAAGAATTGGCAAACTCATCtgaattacaatatttcatgGTATAAAAAGAACATTACGATACTGATTTTGGAAATCAGGGTAAAGTTGTCAAGACTTGGAAGATAG
- the LOC124298172 gene encoding COA8 family protein CG14806, mitochondrial isoform X2 encodes MRVKSMSSMFQCQLKRLPLYRRRELHNLKIQPSGSRLDAIGPPDPVSNLRPIIFAKPDKETELERCYRRARESAQAWNQEFWTKHNASFILERKQFQENRKQAGIPTLTADEMSVFYKKFLDKNWQTHLNYNISWYKKNITILILEIRVKLSRLGR; translated from the exons ATGCGTGTAAAATCGATGAGCTCGATGTTTCAATGCCAATTAAAACGTCTACCGCTTTATCGGAGG AGAGAGTTACATAACCTAAAAATACAACCGTCTGGCAGCCGGTTAGATGCTATTGGACCTCCAGATCCGGTTTCAAATTTGAGACCTATTATTTTTGCGAAACCAGACAAGGAGACTGAACTCGAAAGATGTTACAGAAGGGCGAGAGAATCAGCACAGGCTTGGAATCAGGAGTTCTGGACAAAGCATAACGCCAGTTTTATATTG GAGCGAAAACAGTTTCAAGAGAATCGCAAGCAGGCTGGAATCCCAACATTGACTGCAGATGAAATGTCCGTGTTTTACAAGAAATTTTTGGACAAGAATTGGCAAACTCATCtgaattacaatatttcatgGTATAAAAAGAACATTACGATACTGATTTTGGAAATCAGGGTAAAGTTGTCAAGACTTGGAAGATAG
- the LOC124297812 gene encoding leucine-rich repeat and coiled-coil domain-containing protein 1-like, translating into MCLCKDAKLKEHKGPETQSRGSSADRVNVKSMESSTDNLDIDKLQQDLENEKKLKAELAEQLENLTCSMKCLKSDGEQQAACLRDALAKSEEQVKLAVRSRNLAMDLAKQSRDHSDMIKTSKNDLAAEIAILKQQNIKLAEEAEKNSTLSKQLGQTICDNTKLACECKELKFKLKNMTENEAKKCAEVSEEVNKIKSAVHKKEEALNTEKNEYEEMITELTNVVKIQKKQICELSGVCNQQQILLQKKDTCISEKDSQLCDQQCKFKTMVSKVKDLKVELENLKCSFAEETQKCNTLRKEVSDMKDDHHCELRIKEKMIEDQSDTIRRLKKLKIVVHIKSH; encoded by the exons ATGTGCCTTTGCAAAGATGCTAAATTAAAAGAGC ACAAGGGTCCAGAAACGCAATCCAGAGGATCATCTGCTGATAGAGTTAACGTGAAATCGATGGAATCATCGACTGACAACCTTGATATCGACAAGTTGCAACAG gatcttgaaaatgaaaagaaactcAAAGCTGAGCTGGCTGAACAATTAGAAAACTTGACATGTAGCATGAAATGCTTGAAATCAGACGGAGAGCAGCAAGCGGCTTGCTTGCGAGATGCTTTGGCAAAATCAGAGGAACAAGTGAAACTGGCTGTTAGATCACGAAACCTAGCTATGGATTTGGCAAAACAATCCAGAGATCATTCGGATATGATAAAGACTAGTAAAAATGATTTGGCAGCTGAAATTGCAATTTTAAAA caacaaaatataaaactaGCTGAAGAAGCTGAGAAAAATTCTACATTATCCAAACAACTGGGTCAGACAATATGTGATAACACAAAACTTGCTTGCGAATGCAAAgagttgaaatttaaattaaaaaatatgactgAAAATGAAGCAAAGAA ATGTGCAGAGGTTTCGGAAgaggtgaataaaataaaaagtgcaGTGCATAAGAAAGAGGAAGCTctaaatacagaaaaaaacgaatatgAGGAAATGATCACAGAGTTAACAAACGTAGTTAAAAtacaaaagaaacaaatatgcGAATTGAGTGGGGTCTGTAATCAGCAACAGATTCTATTGCAAAAAAAGGATACATGCATTTCTGAAAAG GATAGCCAACTGTGTGACCAACAATGTAAATTTAAGACAATGGTCTCCAAAGTGAAAGATCTTAAAGTAGagcttgaaaatttgaaatgttccTTTGCTGAAGAAACGCAAAAATGTAACACGTTGAGAAAAGAAGTAAGTGATATGAAGGATGATCACCATTGTGAACtgagaattaaagaaaaaatgatagaAGATCAAAGTGACACAATcagaagattgaaaaaa TTAAAAATTGTTGTGCACATCAAATCTCACTAA
- the LOC124297813 gene encoding uncharacterized protein LOC124297813 codes for MWDMRCASNGCCGLSKGTQSDGLISDTSTEELTSSSSTENLKDDKISKKLHAKQSKAAINEFQNSTDLMIQASTSLHRTQTQYQLYIQWGVLLSFGVLLWVALWVTDIFNPNPFLKEGWLADVATAKKVTLKTGIVKKPAPPVWWFQNLWNHTLNSLISVTTLDSAVFLTCITILVYLESHTRNNWRGTLVRLYCK; via the exons ATGTGGGATATGAGGTGTGCAAGCAACGGATGTTGCGGTCTGAGCAAAGGCACCCAGTCTGATGGCCTAATATCAGATACCTCCACCGAAGAATTAACATCCAGCAGTTCGACGGAAAATTTAAAGGATGACAAAATCTCCAAAAAACTCCATG CAAAGCAATCCAAAGCAGCAATCAATGAATTCCAAAACTCGACTGACTTGATGATACAAGCATCAACCAGTTTGCATCGAACTCAAACTCAATATCAATTGTATATCCAATGGGGAGTTTTGCTAAGTTTCGGAGTCCTGTTGTGGGTTGCACTATGGGTGACTGATATATTTAACCCAAACCCATTCTTAAAGGAGG GTTGGCTTGCAGACGTAGCAACAGCAAAAAAAGTAACTTTGAAAACTGGAATCGTGAAGAAACCAGCTCCGCCTGTATGGTGGTTCCAGAATTTGTGGAATCATACTTTGAACTCATTGATTTCTGTAACCACTTTGGACAGTGCTGTCTTTCTGACTTGCATTACAATTTTGGTTTACCTTGAATCTCACACAAGAAATAATTGGCGAGGAACTCTTGTAAGACTTTACTGCAAGTGA